In Bdellovibrio sp. GT3, one genomic interval encodes:
- a CDS encoding BatD family protein: MTKIGSLIIFLSFILNAAVSFAAGTTVNAVTDRNEVGMGETFTVTVSAVTSDDVNIQDPRVPELDGFDLLNTSTSTAVAQKLVPGKGGMQFETQRRKDYSYTLTPQRQGTLSVSSFEVIVGGKVFRTQPIVIKVGNTGSTIQGGNQRQMPRRPQMPGMDDPFDSMDRAEEEMFNQLLQQRQRLMQQMQQQHGGGMPDDQFGGGPSSSTIDNPAFRSLPTNPNDAFFIGVEVDKTEVYEGEQVTVNWYIYTRGQMETLDRLKFPDLKGFWKEIIEEVPSIQFYEVNVGGVPWKKALLASHALFPIKSGSSTIDPYKIKSRVRTLSQYGMMSKPYEYTKSSANVPIKVKPLPVEGRPSDFSGAVGQFDVHTSVEGSSFPVNQPLSLKVRFEGSGNAKLIDLPPMTLPAGLEQYDTKSDSKFFKNGRAYKEFEVLLIPRQEGDMVFPELSVSMFDPATGKYYTKKTAPITLKIVNNPNAPVGSSQRMSGTPAPAAAKVVENKLPDVIMAWQPSAQASVLARPWLWLVIYAGVFVTLLVKAQREFGWGRRRRTLKEQVGKRYKVVDQAVGKDDYRKVGAEMTNIFYMVMGQVAGESGASQKIEDLMAQIPPSLRRDHGDEITKTFEIFQTMSFAPDEMLGSLKEKATMKQNIERGKKVISELISSKEE, translated from the coding sequence GTGACAAAGATTGGTAGTCTTATCATCTTTCTGAGTTTCATTTTGAATGCAGCGGTATCTTTTGCTGCTGGCACTACGGTGAACGCGGTGACCGATCGAAATGAAGTGGGCATGGGAGAGACCTTCACCGTGACCGTTTCTGCGGTGACTTCTGATGATGTGAATATTCAGGACCCGCGTGTTCCGGAGCTGGATGGCTTTGATTTGTTAAATACATCCACTTCCACGGCTGTCGCACAGAAATTGGTGCCAGGCAAAGGTGGGATGCAGTTTGAAACTCAACGCCGCAAGGACTACAGCTATACTTTAACTCCGCAACGTCAGGGGACTTTAAGTGTTTCCTCCTTTGAAGTTATTGTCGGTGGCAAGGTTTTCAGAACTCAACCGATCGTGATTAAGGTGGGCAACACGGGCAGTACCATTCAAGGTGGTAATCAACGTCAAATGCCTCGTCGTCCCCAGATGCCAGGCATGGATGATCCTTTTGATTCCATGGACCGCGCCGAAGAGGAGATGTTCAATCAACTCTTGCAACAACGTCAGCGTCTGATGCAGCAAATGCAGCAGCAGCACGGTGGCGGCATGCCGGATGACCAGTTCGGTGGTGGACCGTCATCCAGCACTATCGACAATCCCGCATTTAGAAGTTTACCGACAAACCCCAACGATGCTTTTTTCATTGGTGTCGAAGTTGATAAAACAGAAGTGTACGAAGGTGAGCAGGTCACTGTGAACTGGTACATCTACACGCGCGGCCAAATGGAAACCCTGGATCGCTTAAAGTTCCCGGATCTAAAAGGCTTTTGGAAAGAAATCATTGAAGAAGTGCCAAGCATTCAATTTTATGAAGTGAATGTCGGCGGGGTGCCGTGGAAGAAGGCGTTGCTGGCCTCCCACGCTTTGTTTCCTATCAAGTCCGGCTCTTCAACGATTGATCCTTACAAAATTAAATCCCGGGTGCGCACTTTGAGTCAGTACGGCATGATGAGCAAGCCCTACGAATACACAAAGAGCTCTGCGAACGTGCCAATCAAAGTAAAGCCCTTGCCGGTTGAAGGACGACCTTCTGATTTTTCAGGCGCGGTGGGACAGTTTGATGTTCACACCTCGGTTGAGGGATCGAGCTTCCCGGTGAATCAGCCGCTTAGTTTGAAAGTGCGCTTTGAGGGTTCAGGCAATGCAAAGCTGATTGATCTGCCTCCGATGACATTGCCAGCGGGACTTGAGCAGTACGATACAAAATCGGATTCCAAGTTCTTTAAAAATGGCCGCGCCTACAAGGAATTTGAAGTTCTGCTGATTCCTCGTCAGGAGGGCGACATGGTTTTCCCAGAGTTGAGTGTCAGCATGTTTGATCCGGCAACGGGCAAGTACTACACCAAGAAGACCGCGCCGATCACTTTGAAAATCGTGAACAATCCCAATGCGCCAGTAGGTTCTTCGCAAAGAATGTCTGGTACTCCGGCACCCGCAGCTGCGAAAGTTGTTGAAAACAAACTTCCCGATGTGATCATGGCGTGGCAGCCCTCAGCGCAGGCCAGTGTGTTGGCGCGTCCGTGGTTGTGGCTGGTGATTTATGCGGGCGTGTTTGTGACCCTCCTGGTAAAGGCGCAACGTGAATTCGGCTGGGGCCGTCGTCGCAGAACTTTGAAAGAACAAGTCGGCAAACGCTATAAGGTTGTCGATCAGGCGGTGGGTAAAGACGACTATCGTAAAGTCGGCGCCGAGATGACGAATATCTTTTATATGGTCATGGGACAGGTGGCCGGGGAGTCCGGGGCTTCGCAAAAAATCGAAGACCTGATGGCGCAAATTCCACCAAGTCTGCGCCGCGATCACGGGGATGAGATCACCAAGACATTTGAGATCTTCCAGACGATGTCTTTTGCTCCGGATGAAATGCTGGGAAGCTTGAAAGAAAAAGCGACGATGAAGCAAAATATCGAACGCGGCAAAAAAGTGATCAGCGAATTGATTTCATCAAAAGAAGAATAA